A portion of the Parasteatoda tepidariorum isolate YZ-2023 chromosome 5, CAS_Ptep_4.0, whole genome shotgun sequence genome contains these proteins:
- the LOC139425569 gene encoding uncharacterized protein produces MTEKHCVIGNSTVKNYKASNLRRHYETNHPQFSNHLAPDESTDITDLPQLAVFTSDFVVKEELLDSVALQESTRGADIKNALDSIMKTFDVPLNKLASIATDGALAMLGKKYNTSISSRNLVVKWCSLYKWLEVEWINNLPSFKCNLCVSDKKFNILSSSTGCLISKVDVLKKHELSIDHKHAVENKALMESNAWGKSVAKSISSANESVISAMKIVYMQAKEHLATRKFSSIKDLCIDLGCSSLSGLNIGTASYESYDSIRDMEMALAMTIQEKILH; encoded by the exons atGACAGAAAAGCATTGTGTTATTGGTAATTCTACggtcaaaaattataaagctagCAATTTACGTCGACATTATGAAACCAATCATCCCCAGTTTTCTAATCA CCTAGCCCCTGACGAATCGACAGATATCACAGATCTTCCGCAATTGGCAGTTTTCACATCCGACTTCGTTGTTAAAGAAGAATTATTAGACTCAGTAGCACTTCAAGAGTCAACCCGGGGTGccgatattaaaaatgcattagattccataatgaaaacttttgatGTGCCTCTTAATAAACTTGCAAGCATTGCTACTGATGGAGCTCTGGCAATGctgg GGAAAAAGTATAACACTTCGATTTCTTCAAGAAATCTCGTTGTTAAGTGGTGCTCCCTATACAAATGGCTGGAAGTTGAGTGGATTAACAATTTGCCATCTTTCAAGTGCAATTTGTGTGTTTCTGATAAGAAGTTCAATATTTTATCCAGCTCAACAG GATGCTTGATTTCTAAAGTAGATGTATTGAAAAAGCATGAACTGAGCATTGACCATAAACATGCTGTAGAAAACAAGGCCTTGATGGAGAGCAATGCCTGGGGGAAATCTGTTGCAAAATCAATTTCCAGTGCTAATGAATCAGTTATTTCAGCAATGAAAATAGTCTATATGCAAGCAAAGGAACATTTGGCTACTAGAAAGTTTAGTTCAATAAAAGATTTGTGCATAGATTTAGGTTGTTCCAGTCTCAGTGGATTGAATATAGGTACAGCCTCTTATGAAAGTTATGACAGCATTCGGGACATGGAAATGGCTCTTGCCATGaccattcaagaaaaaatactgCATTAA